The following are encoded together in the Marmota flaviventris isolate mMarFla1 chromosome 18, mMarFla1.hap1, whole genome shotgun sequence genome:
- the Ca7 gene encoding carbonic anhydrase 7 yields MTGHHGWGYGQDDGPLNWHKLYPIAQGDRQSPINIVSSQAVYSPSLQPLELSYEVCTSLSITNNGHSVQVDFNDSDDRTVVTGGPLEGPYRLRQFHFHWGKKHDAGSEHTVDGKSFPSELHLVHWNAKKYSTFGEAASAPDGLAVVSVFLETGDEHPSMNRLTDALYMVRFKGTKAQFSCFNPKCLLPTSRHYWTYPGSLTTPPLSESVIWIVLREPISISERQMEKFRSLLFTSEDDERIHMVNNFRPPQPLKGRVVKASFRA; encoded by the exons ATGACCGGCCACCACGGCTGGGGCTACGGCCAGGACGACG GCCCCTTGAATTGGCACAAGCTGTATCCCATTGCCCAGGGAGACCGACAGTCACCCATCAACATCGTATCCAGCCAGGCTGTGTATTCACCCAGCCTGCAGCCACTGGAGCTTTCCTATGAGGTCTGCACATCCCTCAGCATCACCAACAATGGCCATTCTGTCCAGGTAGACTTCAATGACAGCGATGATCGAACAG TGGTGACTGGGGGCCCCCTGGAAGGGCCCTACCGCCTCAGGCAGTTCCACTTCCACTGGGGAAAGAAGCATGATGCAGGCTCAGAGCACACTGTGGACGGCAAGTCGTTCCCCAGCGAG CTACATCTAGTTCACTGGAATGCCAAGAAGTATAGTACCTTTGGGGAGGCAGCCTCAGCACCCGATGGCCTGGCTGTGGTCAGTGTCTTCCTGGAG ACAGGGGATGAGCACCCTAGCATGAATCGTCTGACGGATGCACTCTACATGGTTCGATTTAAG GGCACCAAGGCCCAGTTTAGCTGCTTCAACCCCAAGTGCCTCCTGCCTACCAGCCGGCACTACTGGACCTACCCAGGCTCCCTGACCACACCCCCGCTCAGTGAGAGTGTCATCTGGATTGTACTCCGAGAGCCCATCAGCATCTCTGAGAGGCAG ATGGAGAAGTTCCGGAGCCTACTTTTCACCTCAGAGGATGATGAGAGGATCCACATGGTGAACAACTTCCGGCCACCACAACCACTGAAGGGCCGCGTGGTCAAAGCCTCCTTCCGGGCCTGA